From the Plasmodium vivax chromosome 5, whole genome shotgun sequence genome, one window contains:
- a CDS encoding small nuclear ribonucleoprotein G, putative (encoded by transcript PVX_089250A) produces MPLTVGKAGPASDFRKFMEKRLQVYLNGNRQIVGVLRGYDTFMNLVLDNTVEIKKEEQIDIGIVVIRGNSISYWECLDRVDIK; encoded by the exons ATGCCGCTCACTGTGGGGAAGGCGGGTCCCGCCTCGGACTTTCGGAAGTTCATGGAGAAGCGACTGCAAG TGTACCTAAATGGAAACAGACAAATCGTCGGCGTGCTGAGGGGCTACGACACCTTCATGAATTTGGTTCTGGACAACACGGTGGAGAtaaagaaggaggagcaaatTGACATCGGCATCGTCGTCATCCGGGGCAACAGCATTTCTTACTGGGAGTGCCTGGACAGGGTTGACATCAAGTGA
- a CDS encoding protein transport protein sec61 beta 1 subunit, putative (encoded by transcript PVX_089275A) produces MNSSPVIVGGMRTPARRRQSTASASSNSKPRGSNSGNTNSIVKFYGDDSPGFKLTPQTVLISTLIFMATVVILHIISKI; encoded by the exons atgaacagTTCACCTGTTATCGTCGGTGGTATGAGAACCCCCGCCAG ACGAAGACAGAGCACAGCATCAGCATCGAGCAATTCCAAGCCGAGAGGAAGCAACAGTGGAAATACCAACAGCATCGTCAAGTTCTATGGAGACGACTCGCCAGGATTTAAATT AACCCCCCAAACGGTCCTCATCTCCACGCTGATCTTCATGGCGACCGTAGTGATACTGCACATTATtagcaaaatttaa
- a CDS encoding hypothetical protein, conserved (encoded by transcript PVX_089255A), with protein MRKRSVGEPPRRLDLHKELAFQRETIKLRKALLNAYTFELFYKKGLELKNDYVGMIRGGDSADGGVRRGFPGGEMRRRFPDGDGQMRGGLPDGETSLRKRVSRINREFAKAHQVRGPYHVGSVEMNRHVCFLEKDTFNRFLFSLRIGGSGYSLDERDAYLYRLFVRFVRLKRCVQRLRRERRVQIARGESGRRRSGRRSGRRGHPLDSTDERKDAPLFCDARYVNQFCSFVAPLVRRQRGNPHLAFLKRYVSSLEFGHMSKPQGRERSSSWGETPLRCSVQIGTPQNGNDKRMSTRRKHSPIYMTLSICVEPPTYNLSMHRKRMRTRPLKAHRQHLKCAQHQIKVNGAKVKHSVGRFILGHLYDSLVNSLFCSLVRRSSQLKWDFLPSDVGSGSHSYGEEEQQQGEVFSGGKPHLQETPFEVSEPTKNALSECLQAFFTHGHAHHRVGTKEEQILLEGSVRNLLEDDVRRLLQLTVVNVTLLCERLPLGYLFPVFLFYFLFLNIPLGGRTGRSGFPCQGGASDWKRRSGEEGPTGNDRRADGGCDPPRRKENGVKQREGCLLCLYDALLRNRKMTPLERKKRFVFAVMDALRKSYVEPVDQEQSILSLHFGSLLNSVRIPQEELPLTSSEGNGDEGTHHHSPLCCHPCGGQNTRKRLKLGEGKEANPVKREKWPRCHDVRRIFQRCFERMNRKESILGHLNGLINPKGGYSLNGDCQKGKRGKKKKKNTAKKCTLFCIASQRGRGGQSVRGLLRGDTAKESNPSDRFSKKRGANRIGKEIHSLGASNQLEDEQGGLHRDNRLHEYLHRKGKTFLENLKIFLRPLLSALYRKSIVRVNMYFYLCLVHSCVSLQRGEALPKGVHPKGREASAGQRSRVAPTRTMSGQLSRKPQRGGFYNPVEDYLACKFDRAVHLLCTRGGSAAIGAIAKGRLRWPTSYLQNSGKKLNVWLLLLVYRLANEVDLHTFGGVTLHVSKRVNLSLHRGSSLPSQIVRGMERRMGRGMGRRMGRRTERDMGRRTERDMERGLKRRKINTKGKRRRNVRPYIRRLLKRVPLKNYSPYAHRQEDCFYIQRKNDVVVFNFRSKGGGNHSADAPNVYYQFDGKNYFVHEREYMAKRACKIKCVNLCLLFYRYCFFFYKRNPLVFSFLFNRVFCVCPGCLGRYLVLGRAANLGSPPAEDPSYRYHSSFAICGPPAKDATPHDCFYKQIGMLIKNRKNIFVRHFHFLALFLMMRYHTLVGNVRHSGLQSCVPKRVMTLLRRKLKIKRECFSSPLNAVLPSYCSFFPDIDTFFGSSGNFFEFPLRSGAYEVNPPFDVYLINQLIVYILHHLRKEEHQLTFFLVIPMLQDKNYFFELLSGSPYLSAHFLLARNSYTFSTRLLESREEEYISTCDCFVFILQNEKAKIQKGVINKKVALKIKKRWENLSNVKQKKGISWTDRWTREESDP; from the exons ATGAGGAAGCGATCCGTTGGTGAGCCCCCCCGTCGGCTTGACCTCCACAAGGAGCTCGCCTTCCAAAGGGAGACCATCAAACTGAGAAAGGCACTCCTAAATGCGTACACCTTCGAGCTGTTTTACAAGAAAGGCttggagttaaaaaatgacTACGTGGGGATGATTAGGGGGGGAGATTCTGCGGATGGAGGGGTGCGGCGTGGCTTCCCAGGTGGAGAGATGCGGCGTCGCTTCCCAGATGGGGATGGCCAGATGCGGGGTGGCCTCCCAGATGGGGAAACCTCGCTGCGAAAAAGGGTGAGCCGCATTAACCGCGAGTTCGCGAAGGCACATCAGGTGAGGGGACCCTACCACGTGGGCTCAGTGGAGATGAACAGACACGTCTGCTTCCTGGAGAAGGACACCTTTAACAGGTTCCTCTTCAGCCTGCGCATCGGAGGGTCTGGCTATTCGCTTGACGAGAGGGACGCTTATCTGTACCGGCTCTTCGTGCGGTTTGTGCGGTTAAAGCGGTGTGTGCAGCGTTTGCGGCGTGAGCGGCGCGTCCAGATTGCTAGGGGGGAGTCGGGCAGGAGACGTAGCGGGAGACGTAGCGGGAGACGTGGCCACCCCCTTGACAGCACAGACGAGCGAAAGGACGCGCCCCTTTTCTGCGACGCCCGCTACGTTAACCAGTTCTGCTCATTCGTCGCCCCCCTCGTGAGGCGCCAGAGGGGGAACCCCCACTTGGCATTTCTAAAGCGGTACGTCAGCAGCTTGGAATTTGGCCACATGAGTAAACCCCAGGGGAGGGAGAGAAGCTCCTCATGGGGGGAAACGCCCCTCCGTTGTAGCGTCCAAATTGGGACTCCCCAAAATGGGAATGACAAACGTATGAGCACAAGGAGGAAACACTCTCCAATTTATATGACGCTCTCCATTTGCGTGGAACCCCCCACATATAACCTCTCCATGCATAGGAAGAGGATGAGGACACGCCCCCTGAAAGCGCATCGGCAGCATCTCAAGTGCGCACAACACCAGATCAAAGTCAACGGAGCGAAAGTTAAACACTCCGTTGGGAGATTCATTTTGGGGCACTTATACGACAGCCTAGTGAACTCACTTTTCTGCTCCCTggtgaggagaagcagccaaCTTAAATGGGACTTCCTTCCTTCGGACGTTGGCAGCGGTTCGCATTCTTatggggaggaggagcagcagcagggggAGGTCTtctcgggggggaagccccaCTTGCAAGAAACCCCTTTTGAGGTGAGTGAGCCGACTAAGAATGCCCTTTCGGAATGCCTACAGGCGTTTTTCACACACGGGCATGCGCACCACAGGGTGGGGACAAAGGAAGAGCAGATTCTCCTCGAAGGTAGTGTCCGCAACTTACTGGAGGATGACGTGAGGAGGCTCCTCCAGCTGACCGTCGTGAATGTCACTCTCCTGTGTGAGCGGCTGCCTCTGGGGTACCTCTTCCCggtgtttcttttttatttcctctttttaaacATCCCCCTGGGGGGTAGAACCGGGAGGAGCGGTTTCCCCTGCCAGGGCGGGGCATCCGATTGGAAGCGCCGCAGTGGTGAAGAAGGCCCAACTGGCAATGATCGGCGTGCAGACGGGGGTTGTGACCCCCCCaggaggaaggaaaacgGGGTGAAGCAGAGGGAAGGGTGCCTCCTCTGTTTATACGATGCACTACTAcggaacagaaaaatgacccccctggagaggaagaaacggTTTGTCTTCGCGGTGATGGATGCCCTTCGGAAGAGTTACGTCGAGCCGGTCGACCAGGAGCAATCCATTTTGAGTCTTCACTTTGGCAGCCTCCTGAACAGTGTGCGTATTCCCCAGGAGGAATTGCCACTTACATCATCTGAAGGGAACGGAGATGAAGGCACTCATCAccactcccccctttgctgccACCCCTGCGGGGGACAAAACACTCGGAAGCGCCTCAAACTGGGGGAAGGGAAAGAGGCCAACCCGGTTAAGAGGGAGAAGTGGCCCCGGTGCCACGACGTCCGGCGTATTTTCCAACGCTGCTTTGAACGGATGAACAGGAAGGAGTCCATTTTAGGCCACCTCAACGGGTTGATAAATCCCAAGGGGGGCTACTCCCTCAATGGGGActgccaaaaggggaaaagagggaaaaaaaaaaagaaaaataccgCCAAGAAGTGTACTCTGTTTTGTATCgcttcccaaagggggagaggaggcCAGTCGGTCAGGGGGCTCCTCAGAGGAGACACAGCAAAGGAGAGCAACCCTTCAGACCGgtttagcaaaaaaaggggggcaaacagaataggaaaagaaatacacTCATTAGGTGCGTCCAACCAGTTGGAAGACGAGCAAGGAGGCCTCCACCGGGACAACCGTCTACATGAGTACCTCCAtaggaaaggaaaaacctTTTTAGAAAATCTGAAGATATTTTTACGCCCCTTATTGAGTGCCTTATATAGAAAAAGCATCGTGCGTGTGaacatgtatttttatttgtgctTGGTCCACTCGTGCGTTTCActtcaaaggggggaagcctTACCAAAGGGCGTGCATCCTAAAGGAAGAGAAGCGTCAGCAGGGCAAAGAAGCAGAGTGGCACCCACCAGAACTATGAGCGGACAGCTCTCCAGAAAACCCCAACGGGGAGGCTTCTACAACCCCGTTGAGGATTACCTCGCATGTAAGTTCGATCGAGCAGTTCACCTCCTATGCACACGCGGTGGGAGCGCTGCAATCGGTGCAATAGCAAAGGGGAGGCTACGATGGCCCACCTCCTATCTGCAAAACAGTGGGAAGAAACTAAACGTGTGGCTGCTTCTTCTGGTGTATCGCCTAGCCAACGAGGTGGACCTGCACACCTTTGGGGGGGTCACCCTCCACGTGAGCAAAAGGGTCAACCTCTCCCTCCACAGGGGAAGCAGCCTACCCTCCCAAATCGTACGCGGGATGGAACGCAGAATGGGACGCGGAATGGGACGCAGAATGGGACGCAGAACGGAACGCGACATGGGACGCAGAACGGAACGCGACATGGAACGCGGATTGAAACGCCGCAAGATAAAcacaaaggggaagcgaAGGAGGAATGTCCGTCCATACATACGCAGGTTGCTTAAAAGGGTGCCGCTTAAAAACTACAGTCCCTATGCACACCGGCAAGAAGACTGCTTCTACATTCAGAGGAAAAACGACGTCGTTGTTTTTAACTTCAgatccaaaggggggggaaaccacTCGGCCGATGCTCCAAATGTGTATTACCAATTTGAtgggaaaaattatttcgtTCACGAAAGGGAGTATATGGCAAAGAGGGCATGCAAAATAAAGTGCGTAAATTTGTGCCTACTATTTTATAGgtattgcttttttttttataagagaAATCCGCTTGTGTTTTCGTTCCTCTTTAACCGTGTGTTTTGCGTTTGCCCTGGATGCTTGGGCAGGTACTTGGTGCTGGGCAGGGCCGCCAATTTaggctccccccccgcggaagACCCATCATATAGGTATCATTCTTCCTTTGCCATCTGTGGACCCCCCGCGAAAGACGCAACACCGCACGACTGTTTTTACAAGCAAATCGGGATGCTCATAAAAAACCGAAAGAACATTTTCGTGCGTCACTTCCACTTCCTGGCCCTCTTCCTCATGATGCGGTACCACACGTTGGTTGGAAATGTCCGCCACTCGGGGTTGCAG AGCTGCGTGCCGAAGCGAGTAATGACCCTGCTGCGGAGAAAGCTGAAAATCAAGCGGGagtgcttctcctcccccctcaaTGCAGTTCTTCCCTCCTACTGCTCCTTCTTCCCAGACATCGATACATTTTTCGGGAGCTCGGGCAACTTCTTTGAGTTCCCGTTGCGCAGCGGAGCGTACGAAGTCAACCCCCCGTTCGATGTGTACCTGATTAACCAACTGATCGTGTACATTCTGCACCACTTAAGGAAGGAGGAGCACCAGCTGACGTTTTTCCTGGTCATCCCGATGCTGCAAGATAAGAATTACTTTTTCGAGCTGCTCTCTGGGTCTCCCTACTTGTCCGCTCACTTTTTGTTGGCGCGAAATTCTTACACCTTTTCGACGAGACTGTTGGAGAGCAG gGAAGAAGAGTACATTTCTACGTGCGACTGCttcgttttcattttgcaaaatgaaaaggcaaaaattcAAAAGGGGGTAATTAACAAGAAGGTTGCgttgaaaataaagaagaggTGGGAAAATCTGAGTAacgtaaaacaaaaaaaaggaataagcTGGACGGATAGGTGGACACGTGAGGAAAGCGACCCGTGA
- a CDS encoding hypothetical protein, conserved (encoded by transcript PVX_089265A), with amino-acid sequence MTCSGDFAEKGKNADMHLERVERLERQDQHERWEPLYVDRTGSTTCEGDADHVGEAPPGEENTFERVNIKEVPDEYKFIFERPKHIAHVDDEPVVRRPGCIIDIKTLLRNNWTFPAVGFNSKLEIPVYKFECSPDDENIKYVSVPNDIFGLPIRPDILHKCYYFYRTALAGYTERMQLYKWEWPGSTKKYRSQKKSGKARMNWRKTCGRYLGVKNHPLRPFDQRTKINRKLLWRGMKIILSAKFAQDQIKVVDNFLIKSHKTKYAVKYLRNILGNNCNSALLVHEGKTDVNDNFFWACANIASVKRENVQGVNIYNLLKYRFVVFTYKALQNLTYELKTYPHKMKWLPTCATPDSCAAPVPEKVKNWDITWKEKKRRNNFAFFDKEALKKNIEEWKWSSDLKGALKVKKKDPYMNFILTKFSCHEPLPEFVKYEYLFNVEDSLEGAHGDVAADAAADAGGILEEMLKEDDEDDCLEGRSALSALGLGPAGNDRGEVGREGAHDDASDGDSDADSDDSSYGDSDGEYPDEELPPSA; translated from the exons atgacctgttcaggcgattttgcggaaaagggaaaaaatgcagacATGCATTTGGAGCGAGTGGAGCGGCTGGAACGGCAGGATCAGCATGAACGGTGGGAACCGCTTTATGTAGACCGGACGGGGAGCACCACCTGTGAGGGGGACGCGGACCACGTAGGGGaggcccccccgggggaagAAAACACGTTCGAGCGTGTTAACATTAAAGAGGTGCCAGACgaatacaaatttattttcgaGAGGCCGAAGCATATCGCACACGTGGATGACGAGCCAGTGGTGAGGAGACCAGGATGCATAATAGACATAAAAACTCTGTTAAGAAACAATTGGACCTTCCCAGCGGTGGGATTTAACAGCAAGTTAGAAATCCCTGTGTACAAATTTGAATGCAGCCCTGATGACGAAAATATAAAGTACGTGAGTGTGCCGAACGATATATTCGGCTTGCCAATCAGGCCGGACATACTGCACaagtgttattatttttacagaaCTGCCCTGGCAGGGTACACAGAGCGAATGCAGCTGTACAAATGGGAGTGGCCAGGCAGCACGAAGAAGTATAggagtcaaaaaaaaagtggaaaggcCAGAATGAATTGGAGAAAAACGTGTGGAAGATATTTGGGAGTGAAAAATCATCCCCTCAGGCCATTCGACCAGAGGACCAAAATAAACAGAAAACTTTTGTGGAGGGGAATGAAAATTATTCTGTCAGCCAAATTTGCGCAGGACCAAATAAAAGTCGtagacaattttttaataaaatcacACAAAACGAAATATgctgtaaaatatttaagaaaCATTTTGGGGAACAACTGCAACAGCGCTTTGCTTGTCCACGAAGGAAAAACAGACGTGaacgataattttttttgggcgtGTGCAAATATAGCTAGCGTTAAAAGGGAGAATGTTCAGGgagtaaatatttataatttgctGAAGTATCGATTTGTTGTCTTCACATATAAAGCATTGCAAAATTTAACTTACGAATTGAAAACGTATCcacacaaaatgaagtggCTTCCTACCTGTGCTACTCCCGACAGTTGTGCGGCGCCCGTACCAGAGAAAGTCAAAAATTGGGATATCACttggaaggaaaagaaaaggagaaataattTCGCCTTCTTTGATAAAGaggctttaaaaaaaaatatagaagaGTGGAAATGGAGCAGCGATTTGAAAGGCGCTCTTAAGGTTAAGAAGAAGGACCCCTACatgaatttcattttgaccAAATTTTCCTGCCATGAGCCCCTTCCCGAATTTGTTAAATATGAGTACCTCTTCAATGTTGAGGACTCTCTCGAGGGCGCGCACGGGGACGTTGCCGCGGATGCTGCCGCGGACGCGGGGGGCATCCTCGAGGAGATGCTCAAGGAAGACGACGAGGACGACTGCTTGGAGGGCCGCTCGGCGTTGTCCGCGCTAGGCCTGGGCCCAGCCG GAAACGACCGAGGAGAAGTGGGCAGGGAAGGAGCCCACGACGATGCCAGCGATGGTGACAGCGATGCAGACAGTGATGATAGCAGCTATGGTGACAGTGATGGGGAGTACCCCGATGAGGAGCTCCCCCCGAGCGCGTAG
- a CDS encoding hypothetical protein, conserved (encoded by transcript PVX_089270A) has protein sequence MVSLFQIHRRFMYWPPKNKIKTIKFPSGKKSFIFIGKRDEDGKDEPLLCFVDNQNHKLTWMNEEEVLNLEKLMPRLDSYFSLYLEKAKKVKEQNAILSEEMNRSLHD, from the exons ATGGTGAGCCTTTTCCAAATTCACAGAAGGTTCATGTACTGGcctccaaaaaataaaataaaaactataAAG TTCCCCTCAGGGAAGAAGAGCTTCATTTTTATCGGCAAGAGGGATGAGGATGGGAAGGACGAACCGCTCCTGTGCTTTGTCgacaa CCAAAACCATAAGCTGACTTGGATGAACGAAGAGGAGGTCCTGAATTTGGAAAAGCTG ATGCCGCGACTAGACAGCTACTTCTCCCTCTACttggaaaaggcaaaaaaggtcAAAGAGCAGAATGCAATCCTTAGTGAAGAAATGAACAGATCGTTGcatgattaa
- a CDS encoding hypothetical protein, conserved (encoded by transcript PVX_089245A), which yields MSYLLDDKKILLKELCIRNEDIKRENENVELENRAFLKLIESYEEKTKLLKVLPFIHHVCTSLYAVEDAISFNLTRHEFSSQLNQLLDEEIEKHKKIFKNILTESGGDGGSPTTSSAGHHPTKEQLTNRVYDMDVDDMISVSRGGKASETLVSERSEGKDPPGGDTPEEEQNATAEGPPESPCQTNEKNICLRWEREESAGEFCSIQSFEVCEDVQRSPLKLPEKQQLTANEIEKLKGKIKKNTLQYDSAKTMLTSMITQCKILLFELEEETKSYHAWKERMKNDSYMMKRKHCLSDFFGQIIQKQRDKVGEARKTNTTLLNLYKKKSSHMNYIITINENINCVDFMFLHVLIHNQKLHYDRLMREHERSYACLRKLLNELRQTHTQIEEHEGREKEMQAIIEKNNSALSEMDQLIIGLTSQIDATNSVANK from the exons ATGAGTTACCTCCTGGACGACAAGAAAATTCTCCTCAAGGAATTGTGCATCCGGAATGAGGACATCAAG agagaaaatgaaaacgtcGAGCTGGAGAACCGGGCGTTTTTAAAACTGATCGAGAGCTACGAAGAGAAGACGAAGCTGCTGAAGGTCCTCCCCTTCATCCACCACGTGTGCACCAGTCTGTATGCCGTGGAGGATGCAATAAGCTTCAACTTAACGCGCCATGAGTTTTCATCGCAGCTGAATCAGCTGCTGGATGAGGAGATAGAGAAGCATaaaaagatttttaaaaatatattaacagaGTCCGGGGGAGATGGGGGGTCTCCTACCACCAGCTCGGCTGGGCACCATCCCACCAAGGAGCAACTCACAAACAGGGTCTACGATATGGACGTCGATGATATGATTAGTGTTTCACGGGGGGGTAAAGCAAGCGAAACGTTAGTGAGTGAGCGGTCTGAGGGGAAAGACCCACCGGGTGGGGACACACcggaggaggagcaaaacgCAACAG CGGAAGGCCCCCCCGAGTCGCCCTGCCAGACGAACGAGAAAAACATTTGTTTGCGCTGGGAGCGGGAGGAGTCCGCGGGGGAGTTTTGCTCCATTCAGTCGTTCGAGGTGTGCGAAGATGTCCAAA GGAGCCCGCTGAAACTGCCCGAGAAGCAGCAGCTGACGGCGAACGAGATCGAAAagctgaaggggaaaatcaaaaaaaacacccttCAGTACGACAGCGCGAAGACGATGCTCACCTCGATGATCACCCAGTGTAAAATTCTCCTCTTCGAGTTGGAGGAGGAGACAAAAAGTTACCACGCATGGAAGGAGAGGATGAAGAATGACAGCTAcatgatgaagaggaagcatTGCTTGAGTGATTTCTTTGGCCAGATCATTCAGAAGCAGAGGGACAAAGTGGGGGAAGCCAGAAAGACAAACACCACTCTGCTAAATCTGTATAAGAAGAAATCCTCCCACatgaattatataatcaCCATCAACGAGAATATCAATTGCGTCGATTTTATGTTTCTGCACGTCCTCATCCACAACCAGAAGCTGCACTACGACAGACTGATGAGGGAGCACGAGCGAAGCTACGCCTGTCTAA ggaaGCTCCTCAACGAACTAAGACAGACGCACACCCAAATTGAAGAACACGAGGGGAGGGAAAAGGAGATGCAGGCCATCAtcgaaaaaaacaactccGCGCTGAGCGAAATGGACCAGCTCATAATCGGCCTCACCAGCCAGATTGACGCGACCAACAGCGTGGCGAATAAGTAA
- a CDS encoding RNA polymerase II mediator complex protein MED7, putative (encoded by transcript PVX_089260A), which yields MADKYVSGYPPPPYYFQEYVDAGEEEGHVEARHLLSGMKPPYSIYDVTENAHVQPPIDGSEKYSGKTCQLMLGRPPPVPLKSNYNVFGINHQVERRVEDLDSDELLYDVKKNLKNEFIKLFKKYKESFFDLFDDIVNNRRDDKTKIKMLIKVHVNLFHILAKLRYHQGVNNVINILKVQLKRRQIAIDKMKLSLLRIYCYINFVQENFSSARAIEEDDEGGSPKRRRKLTVQ from the coding sequence ATGGCGGATAAGTACGTGTCAGGCTACCCCCCGCCACCGTACTACTTCCAGGAGTATGTAGATGCGGGTGAGGAGGAGGGCCACGTGGAGGCTCGCCATCTGCTAAGCGGCATGAAACCGCCGTACAGCATTTACGACGTTACAGAGAACGCCCACGTGCAGCCCCCAATCGATGGAAGCGAAAAGTACAGCGGAAAAACATGCCAACTGATGCTGGGGAGACCCCCACCAGTGCCACTCAAAAGTAACTACAACGTGTTTGGGATTAACCACCAAGTGGAGAGGAGAGTGGAAGACTTAGATAGTGATGAGTTACTCTatgatgtgaaaaaaaatttgaaaaatgaattcattaaactttttaaaaaatataaagaatcCTTTTTCGACCTCTTCGATGACATTGTAAATAACAGACGGGATGATAAgaccaaaataaaaatgctcaTCAAGGTGCACGTAAATCTCTTTCACATCTTAGCCAAGCTGAGATACCACCAGGGTGTTAATAACGTCATTAACATTTTGAAGGTGCAACTGAAGAGACGGCAGATAGCCATCGACAAGATGAAGTTAAGTCTGCTTCGCATTTACTgctatataaattttgttcaggAGAACTTCTCCTCCGCTCGCGCGATTGAGGAAGATGACGAGGGGGGGAGTCCCaaacggaggaggaagctGACTGTGCAGTAG